In Amaranthus tricolor cultivar Red isolate AtriRed21 chromosome 5, ASM2621246v1, whole genome shotgun sequence, a genomic segment contains:
- the LOC130813541 gene encoding protein FANTASTIC FOUR 3-like: protein MAACGSLRHIFENTIPEKNSSSSSLIDSLLKKPIKPLKTPIDHSLTEIFGELHFKENNTTAQTECEPVQPASVSAFFTPPLTASSGSTALPIESIYENGNQEEEKSEGIISALFTNTNNDGYSKTYHRRSESLQFCTEGLGSESLYDGDDLMTEKDSSLMNDREEKVHVRRHSGDSYSYSRNIRGGEKAMFPPPISYIGQTGKPSVSFQSYRQNGRFVLKEVRIPTQECLQAKREDGRLRLSFVQTEDEDEDEDKGDDEEKDEEERELSGCGSIEEGEEEDE from the coding sequence ATGGCAGCCTGTGGAAGCTTAAGACACATCTTTGAAAACACCATACCTGAAAaaaactcatcttcttcttcattgattgaTTCCCTCTTAAAGAAGCCAATTAAGCCTCTTAAAACACCCATTGACCACTCTTTAACTGAGATTTTCGGCGAACTtcatttcaaagaaaacaatacAACAGCACAAACTGAATGTGAACCTGTACAACCTGCATCAGTATCGGCTTTTTTTACGCCGCCATTGACTGCGTCATCAGGATCAACAGCATTACCAATTGAGTCAATTTACGAGAATGGCAATCAAGAAGAAGAGAAGAGTGAAGGTATAATAAGTGCTTTGTTCACTAATACAAATAACGATGGGTACTCAAAAACGTACCATCGAAGGAGTGAGAGCCTGCAGTTCTGCACTGAAGGGCTTGGGTCTGAGAGTTTGTATGATGGGGATGATTTGATGACGGAAAAGGATTCGAGTCTGATGAATGATAGGGAGGAGAAAGTGCATGTTAGAAGGCATTCGGGTGACTCTTATTCTTACAGTAGGAATATAAGAGGTGGTGAAAAGGCTATGTTTCCGCCACCTATATCTTATATAGGACAGACAGGTAAACCATCTGTTTCGTTTCAGTCGTACAGACAGAATGGAAGGTTTGTGTTGAAGGAGGTTAGGATTCCTACACAAGAGTGTCTGCAAGCTAAAAGGGAAGATGGTCGGCTTCGTTTAAGTTTTGTTCAGACTGAGGATGAGGATGAGGATGAGGATAAGGGTGATGATGAGGAAAAAGACGAGGAAGAAAGAGAACTGAGTGGTTGTGGAAGTATAGAAGAGggtgaagaggaggatgaaTGA